Part of the Pseudomonas abietaniphila genome is shown below.
TAATCGGCAGCGCCGGGTACTCGCGTCGAATACGCTCGAGCAATCGAAGCCCGTCATTTTGATCCTGAACCGGCATCATGAAATCGGTCACCAGCAGGTCGCAGGGGTGCTCGCTGAGTTTTTCCAGGAGTTCGTCCGGCGCACTGGCTTGCGCGATCACCGTGGCGCGCTCGTTCTGCTCGATCACTACCTTCAGACCAATCAGGAATATCGGGTGATCGTCCGCCAGGATAATGCGCAACGGTCGAGTGTCGGTGGGCATCTTGGCGGCTCCTTTGAGTCCGGCCTTATTGATTTTCGGACGCGTCCTAAATGCCTGTAGACGATTGTGGTCGAGACTCAAGGTCACTCGTCTTGTTGCAGGAGTTATCGATGCGCATGTGCAAGGAACACCCGATATGTCGGGAAGAGCAAGTCTCTTCTACAGCGCTGATCACCAATTGTGTGGCGCGTATCACGCCTTCCCCGTATTCGGTTCGTCAGGCCATTGGTCGTTATCGTCATATCCAGAACGAAGAAGTCAATCAGCCGTCATCGGTCTTCGTCACGGTCCTGGGATGAGCTGAAGGCTCTGCCACGGGTGTCAGAAGCGTGAATTCTTTCTGTCACATCCGGCAGGCATGCTCCATTGACCAGGTTGCAGCAATCACCCAACTCACGGCAAAAAGAACTTTCCGGTTCGGCCGATGGTCATTGATAAGCACCTTTGCATTCAAACTGTTGAGTGGTGATCCGGATGGAAAATATCAGCTTACTGCTAAGCGAGGCACTGGCACCGTATCAGGCAAGCCTGGGCGCTGCGGGTGTGAATGGCGAGCGTCTGGTGACGCTGAGAACTGCAGCCGGTGCGATTGTGATCGAACGCATGTATTCCGCTGCCCAGTTGTGTGACAAGCGCCAACTGACGGATGTGGTCGACGGGCTTCACCGTGATCTGATGGTCGCCGAAGGGCGAATTGAACCCTGTGTGATCGCGGCCATGCGAAATGCGACACAGGTCAACAATTTCACCGCAGGTCGTGCTTTTGTCTAAGCGGCGGGGAACCTTATCGATTCAGTAGGCTCCTATCAGTTACGGCAGGCGCAGGCATTGTGCTCCGGTGTTCATGTTGCCTGCCGTACGGGTCCAAGAAGGACCACGGTTGACCCCGAGCAGTCTCCCCGCTGCTCGGGGTTTCTTTTTGCCTGAATGTCCGACGGCCACTCGGTCGCGGTCTTGCGTTTCACTTTTCCGGCTCATCGAAGAACGTCTGGGCATCGCGCAGGTACTCTTCTTTCTTGACCATCCATTGCGCATAGAAACCGATGAGTTTGGTGCTGCGCAGCACGCGCATTTCCCGGTTGATGATCTCCATGGCCGCGCGACCCTTGTCAGTCTTTGAACAGCCTATGTGCGCGAACTGGTACTTGGGCGCGCCCTTGACCGGTAAAAACTCAAGTTCTGTCAAAGGAATGCCTTGCTGCTGAGCGTGATAACGCGCCTCGGGCCAGTAACTGATGATGGCCTGAAACCTGTCCATGCGTTCCATTTGCAGCATGCTGCCCACGGCGGCATTGCCGTAGTGAAGGATCAGCGTGTCCGGCTGCGTGGTTTCACGCAGAATCTTGTCCACCACGGGCCCGTAGCTGCGCTCGGCGACGATGCCGACTTTGACCGTGTTGCTGGCCAGCAAAGCCGCCAGATCAAGATGACTGTCTTCGGTGAGAAACGGGCGGAAAAGCGCCTCTTTGCTGCGCTCGATGGTGACGCCGTTGCCGGGTGTGGCATAGGTGGGGATCGAGAACAGGATGTTTTTTTCGCGCTCCGGCGTCCACAACAGGGTCGGGTCGCAGGCGAAGACGTCGGGGTCCTGAAGCATCTGCGTCCCACGCGCCCGGTTGACGTGCATGATCTGGTGATTGTATTCGGGCATTCGCGCAATCAGTTCGGGCATCAGCTTGTCGATCGCGCCCTGACCGGTTTGCGGGCCGGTGAAAATCGTCAATGGCGGAAAATCACGTAACAGCCAGGTCAGCGTCTCCTTGGCGTGTGCGCTTCCCGGTGTCGCGCCCAGTACCGAGGTGGCAAGCAGGAGCACTAGCCCGGCTTTGTGGAAACGCGGGTAACGATTGACCATCCGTCGATGTAATTCCCGAAAAAACTGACTGAGTCCGAGGACAACACACCCTCGATCGCCTTGAGCGGATCGACAGCAGGCGTCGGTAACGGGCCGCTCTGAGTACTTCATGCTAGAGGGTCTCGCAGTAAGGTATCGGCGTTGTGGATCATTTGTTTAACACTCGTCACCTTCGGATCAGTAAAGCACCGCGCGCAGCCTCCGGCCGAGTGAATTTGCGGGTGTGGGCGACGCGACTGTCGAGTTCCTTAGTTCAACGGTCGCGCATCGGGTAGACTTGGCGCCTTTCCTGTCTTTAGAAGCCCGTTCATGGCCCAGCCGTCCACGACCTACAAATTCGAACTGAACCTGACCGACCTCGACCGTGGGGTTTACGAAAACGTCAAACAGACCATCGCCCGCCACCCTTCGGAAACCGAAGAGCGCATGACTGTGCGCCTGCTGGCTTACGCGTTCTGGTACAACGAGCAGTTGTCGTTTGGCCGGGGTCTGTCGGACGTGGACGAGCCTGCGCTGTGGGAAAAGAGCCTGGACGATCGCGTGCTGCACTGGATCGAAGTCGGCCAGCCGGACGCTGACCGCCTGACCTGGTGCTCGCGTCGCACCGAGCGCACCAGCCTGCTGGCGTACGGCAGTCTGCGCGTGTGGGAAGGCAAGGTCGTGCCGGCGATCAAAAACCTGAAAAACGTCAACATTGCCGCCGTTCCCCAGGAAGTCCTGGAAACGCTGGCCAAGGACATGCCTCGAGTCATCAAGTGGGATGTCATGATCAGCGAAGGCACGATCTTCGTGACCGACGATCGCGGTCAGCACGAAGTACAACTGCAGTGGCTGGCGGGCGAGCGCGGCTGATTGCCGACGCTGCTCGACGTAACACCTCATCAGCTCCAACAGAAGAACATCAGCGGAACCCGCATGCGCATCGAACCACGCCAGTTGCCCGACACCCTGCCTTTTTTGGGCGACCTGCCGCCCTTGTTGACCCGTCTCTACGCGGCTCGCGGCGTGCAGTCCCAGGATGAGCTGGATAAGGGCCTGGCGCGGCTGATTCCGTATCAGCAGCTCAAGGGCATCGATGCGGCCGTAGATCTGCTGGTGACGGCCTTGCAACAGCGCCAGCGCATTCTCATTGTCGGCGACTTCGATGCGGACGGCGCCACGGCCAGCACGGTCGGTGTGCTGGGTTTGCGTTTGCTGGGCGCGGCCCATGTGGACTATCTGGTGCCGAACCGCTTCGAGTACGGTTACGGCCTGACGCCGGAAATCGTTCAGGTGGCGCTGGAACGCCAGCCCGAGCTGTTGATGACCGTGGACAACGGCATCTCCAGTGTCGAAGGCGTTGCTGCTGCCAAGGCTGCGGGTTTGCAGGTGCTGGTCACCGATCACCACTTGCCGGGCAACGAGTTGCCCGCCGCTGACGCCATCGTCAATCCCAACCAACCGGGCTGTACGTTCCCGAGCAAGGCGCTGGCGGGCGTGGGCGTGATGTTCTACGTATTGATGGCCCTGCGCGCGCGTTTGCGTGACATTGGCTGGTTCGAGGCCAATGGCCGAGCCCAGCCCAACCTCGGTGAGCTGCTGGACCTGGTCGCGTTGGGCAGTGTGGCCGACGTGGTCCCGCTGGACGCCAACAACCGCATCCTCGTGCATCAGGGGCTGATGCGTAT
Proteins encoded:
- a CDS encoding DUF3509 domain-containing protein translates to MENISLLLSEALAPYQASLGAAGVNGERLVTLRTAAGAIVIERMYSAAQLCDKRQLTDVVDGLHRDLMVAEGRIEPCVIAAMRNATQVNNFTAGRAFV
- a CDS encoding YaeQ family protein, producing the protein MAQPSTTYKFELNLTDLDRGVYENVKQTIARHPSETEERMTVRLLAYAFWYNEQLSFGRGLSDVDEPALWEKSLDDRVLHWIEVGQPDADRLTWCSRRTERTSLLAYGSLRVWEGKVVPAIKNLKNVNIAAVPQEVLETLAKDMPRVIKWDVMISEGTIFVTDDRGQHEVQLQWLAGERG
- a CDS encoding TIGR02285 family protein translates to MVNRYPRFHKAGLVLLLATSVLGATPGSAHAKETLTWLLRDFPPLTIFTGPQTGQGAIDKLMPELIARMPEYNHQIMHVNRARGTQMLQDPDVFACDPTLLWTPEREKNILFSIPTYATPGNGVTIERSKEALFRPFLTEDSHLDLAALLASNTVKVGIVAERSYGPVVDKILRETTQPDTLILHYGNAAVGSMLQMERMDRFQAIISYWPEARYHAQQQGIPLTELEFLPVKGAPKYQFAHIGCSKTDKGRAAMEIINREMRVLRSTKLIGFYAQWMVKKEEYLRDAQTFFDEPEK